Proteins encoded together in one Lycium ferocissimum isolate CSIRO_LF1 unplaced genomic scaffold, AGI_CSIRO_Lferr_CH_V1 ctg215, whole genome shotgun sequence window:
- the LOC132043155 gene encoding uncharacterized protein LOC132043155, giving the protein MSQSFETSMFAIQPDICECSYYCKLKTSKTQDNSGRRFWRCKVPEDMGGCKYFRWEDSIHVDKTVAVKFKNPILDRDTATSRISRDTAKLDSEFKLVEAEEKIEGLEVLLTDSEKK; this is encoded by the exons ATGTctcaaagttttgaaacttcaatGTTTGCTATACAACCCGATATTTGCGAATGCAGTTATTACTGTaaactaaaaacatcaaagacCCAAGATAATTCGGGTCGTCGTTTTtggcgttgtaaagtgcccgaa gatatgggcgGTTGCAAATACTTTCGGTGGGAAGATAGCATTCACGTGGATAAAACGGTGGCGGTGAAGTTTAAAAATCCAATTTTGGATAGAGATACCGCGACTTCACGTATCTCCAGAGATACCGCTAAGTTGGACTCAGAATTTAAGCTTGTGGAAgcagaagaaaaaattgaaggtttggaGGTGTTGCTCACCGATTccgaaaaaaaatga